GGTGAGACCGGACTCGACATCCTGCAGATCGGCTGCGACCCCAAGCACGATTCCACGAGGATGCTGATGCACGGTGCCTGGATACCAACCGTTCTCGACCTGGTCAGGGAGCGGGGCGATGCCGCGATCGTCACGGACGACGTCGTCTTTACGGGCTACGCCGGTGTCCGCTGCGTCGAAGCCGGCGGCCCTGAACCGGGTATCGGCTGTGCGGGCCGGGGGATCATCGCCACCTTCCAGCTCCTCGAACGTCTCGGTGCGTTAAACGGCGATGTGATCGTGTACGATGTCCTCGGCGACGTCGTCTGCGGGGGGTTTGCGATGCCGATGCGCGAGGGGTATGCAAAAGAGGTCTACCTGATCACCTCGGGCGAGTTGATGTCCCTGTATGCAGCAAACAACATCGCAAAGGCGATCGCCAGGCTCGCAAAGCGGTCGAGGCAGACCTGTGCCCTCGCCGGCGTGATCTGCAACTCAAAGAACATGGAAGGGGAGGAAGACCTCGTCAGGGAGTTTGCCTCACGCATCAACTCCGCGATGGTGGCCTACATCCCGCGGTCCCGCACGGTGACCCTTGCCGAGCTGAACCGGCAGACGGTGATGGAATATGCCCCTGAATCCGAGCAGGCAGGCGTGTACCGTCGCCTTGCCGAAGATATCATGAAGAATACGCGGACATCGATACCGACACCCCTTGAAATTGATGAACTCGAAGAACTCGCCCGCAGGTTCGCTCAGGTATGAGGGGTGCACCCTCACCGGCGCACTCTCTGTTACGACGCAGGTACGGGACGCCGTCACGGTAGTCCACGGCCCGACCGGGTGCACGCACCACAATTTCTCTCTTCTTCATGCGATCGCCGCGGAGCAGGACGATTGTGCCCTCCCCCCGCTGGTCTCGACCAACCTTGCTGAGAGCGAGATCATCTTCGGGGGCGAGGAGGCGCTCGCCAGGACGCTTCAGCGCGTCGCCGACGACGGGCCGGCGGCGATCTTCGTGCTCTCCACCTGCATCACCGAGACGATCGGGGACGATATCTGTTCTGTCTGCGCCCGTGACTTCGGGCTGCCGGTGATCCCGGTCCCGACGGCCGGTTTTCTCGGCGGCGCCTTCTCTGACGGCCTGAACGCGGCGCTGAATACTCTTGCCGCCCTTGCCGGGAGCGAGGGTGTGGAGGAGCAGACGGTTACCGTCATCGGGGAGAAGAATCTTGAGTTCGAGGTCGAGGAGAATTTTGCTGAGGTTGAAAGGCTGCTCGGGCTGCTCGGTCTCCGGGTCGGCGTCAGATTTGTGCGGAAGATGCGGTTCGCCGACTTTGAGCGTCTCGGCTCGGGGAGCCTCACTGTTCTCAGGGAACCTGCCCTCAGGCCGGTCGGCGAGGCGCTGAAGCGGCGCTTCGGGACGCCATATATCGATTCATTTCCTATCGGGCTTGAGGGGGGCATATCGTTTCTGGAGGAGGCCGCCGCGATCATGGGGCTCGATGCCGGCCCGTCGGTTGAGGCTGAGAGGAGGCATCAGGCCGATATGCTCTCGTCCTTTGCCGACATGCGCGGGACGGCGGTCTCCCCCGACCCCCTGACCCTGGGGTCGCTGGAGTACGCCCCGGTCAGGCGCGTGATGGCGGCGCTTGACCTGAAGGCCGATAGCGGCGGTGCCAGTCTTTCCCTGCCGTACAGCCCGCCCGTGGGAACGGCCGGGATCAGGCGTCTGCTCCACCGCTGGAGGAGGAGGGCACATGCCTGAACGCCCCTGCGCCAACCCGGTCTGGCCGTGCGCCATGTGCGGAGCGGTCTCCTGCCTTTCAGGTTTTTCCGGGATCGACGTGGTCATCCACGGCTCGTCGGGCTGCTACTTTTATCCGGCATCGCTCATCCAGAGGCCGGTTCACGCAACCATGATCCTGGAAGAGGAAGTGATATTCGGATCAGAGGAGCGGCTTTGTCAGGTGGTCGACGAGATCAGGGGGCGGGGGAAGCGTGTGGCCGTCGTCCTGACCTGCGTCCCGTCGGTGACCGGCGAGGACATCACCGCGATGCTCGACGATGAGGGCGTGATCGTCATCGACAGCCCGGGGTTTGCCGGCGGGATGGAGGAGGGTTACCGGCGGGCGATGGCGGCGCTTGGCCCCGCGGTGGGGGAAGGAGTAGATGGGATAACGGTCGACGGCCTCAACCCGATCGACCCGTTCTACCGGGGCAACCTGCTGGAGGCCGAACGGATGATCAGGATGGCAGGCGGGCGGGTTGCGGCGGCGCTTGCGGCCGGGCCGGTTGAGGGGATCAA
Above is a window of Methanofollis tationis DNA encoding:
- a CDS encoding nitrogenase component 1, translating into MNSKNSPAGSLRYEGCTLTGALSVTTQVRDAVTVVHGPTGCTHHNFSLLHAIAAEQDDCALPPLVSTNLAESEIIFGGEEALARTLQRVADDGPAAIFVLSTCITETIGDDICSVCARDFGLPVIPVPTAGFLGGAFSDGLNAALNTLAALAGSEGVEEQTVTVIGEKNLEFEVEENFAEVERLLGLLGLRVGVRFVRKMRFADFERLGSGSLTVLREPALRPVGEALKRRFGTPYIDSFPIGLEGGISFLEEAAAIMGLDAGPSVEAERRHQADMLSSFADMRGTAVSPDPLTLGSLEYAPVRRVMAALDLKADSGGASLSLPYSPPVGTAGIRRLLHRWRRRAHA
- the cfbC gene encoding Ni-sirohydrochlorin a,c-diamide reductive cyclase ATP-dependent reductase subunit encodes the protein MKQIALYGKGGIGKSTTSANLSAALGETGLDILQIGCDPKHDSTRMLMHGAWIPTVLDLVRERGDAAIVTDDVVFTGYAGVRCVEAGGPEPGIGCAGRGIIATFQLLERLGALNGDVIVYDVLGDVVCGGFAMPMREGYAKEVYLITSGELMSLYAANNIAKAIARLAKRSRQTCALAGVICNSKNMEGEEDLVREFASRINSAMVAYIPRSRTVTLAELNRQTVMEYAPESEQAGVYRRLAEDIMKNTRTSIPTPLEIDELEELARRFAQV